The Burkholderia cepacia ATCC 25416 genome includes a window with the following:
- a CDS encoding porin, with protein sequence MLRWSVFASSLTATTGTVQAQGSVTLYGIVDTGISYYNHAAQGGSAVGMPHLTGELPSRWGVKGIEDLGGGNRAFFVLENGFQPGTGRLNYGGRLFGRQANAGLSSAYGTLTLGRQMNMTAHALANADVIGPSIHSPSNFDAYLPNARSDNAIGYLGKFRGLTIGGTYSFGRDAAGPAGPSATGCAGQVPGNPLACRQYTALVAYDVARFGVAVSYDVKHGGAGASAPLDSSAHTSTHGVVGGYAVMGRAKLGAGWIRNNVAAAGHLQTDIVFAGVAYALTPAVTFDAQGTRYLQRGPASNANATLLAGRANHQLSKRTRVYTSVGYMLNSASAGKAVAAGGTVETGQSQLGIMAGLQQRF encoded by the coding sequence ATGCTGAGATGGAGTGTGTTCGCGTCGTCGCTGACCGCGACGACGGGCACCGTACAGGCGCAGGGCAGTGTGACGCTGTACGGCATCGTCGACACCGGCATTTCGTACTACAACCATGCGGCGCAGGGCGGATCGGCGGTAGGCATGCCGCATCTGACCGGCGAATTGCCGTCGCGGTGGGGCGTGAAGGGTATCGAAGACCTGGGGGGCGGCAACCGCGCGTTTTTCGTGCTGGAGAACGGCTTTCAGCCCGGCACCGGTCGGCTCAACTACGGCGGGCGACTGTTCGGCCGGCAGGCGAACGCGGGACTGAGCAGCGCATACGGAACGCTCACGCTCGGCAGGCAAATGAACATGACGGCCCATGCGCTGGCCAACGCCGACGTGATCGGGCCGTCCATTCATTCGCCGAGCAACTTCGACGCCTATCTGCCGAATGCGCGCAGCGACAACGCGATCGGTTACCTGGGCAAGTTCCGCGGGCTCACGATCGGCGGCACCTACAGCTTCGGCCGCGATGCCGCCGGGCCGGCCGGGCCTTCCGCGACCGGCTGCGCGGGGCAGGTGCCGGGCAATCCGCTCGCGTGCCGGCAATATACGGCGCTGGTCGCTTACGACGTGGCGCGCTTTGGCGTCGCGGTGTCCTACGACGTGAAGCACGGCGGGGCGGGCGCATCGGCGCCGCTCGACAGCAGCGCCCATACGAGCACGCACGGCGTCGTCGGCGGCTACGCGGTGATGGGGCGCGCGAAGCTCGGTGCGGGATGGATCAGGAACAACGTCGCGGCGGCCGGCCATTTGCAGACCGATATTGTCTTCGCGGGCGTTGCCTATGCGCTGACGCCTGCGGTCACGTTCGATGCGCAAGGCACGCGTTATCTGCAACGCGGGCCCGCGAGCAATGCGAACGCGACGTTGCTGGCCGGGCGCGCCAACCATCAGCTGTCCAAGCGGACGCGCGTCTATACGTCGGTCGGCTACATGCTGAACAGCGCGAGCGCAGGCAAGGCGGTCGCCGCCGGTGGCACGGTCGAAACGGGGCAGAGCCAACTGGGGATCATGGCCGGGCTACAGCAGCGGTTCTGA
- a CDS encoding LysR family transcriptional regulator, whose amino-acid sequence MSWDDIRYFLAVMRGGSLSAAARTLQVQHSTVARRIDALESALGIRLFDRLPRGWPPTDEGLHLAEHAARLEADAHAFARAAQGAAALDGVVRVSASPVFASHFLAPRLARAQHAWPALRIDLMGEMHAANLYAREADLAVRLSRPTEPGLAARRLGTMRFALCASPEWASAPPDTWPFVGYDDALAQTPQQQWLERFAAGRRFAFIANDLAAQHRACAAGAGVALLPRFLVDDPAAQAGAPLVELTAAPRCDIEREIWLVVHPDVRRSPRVQRVADAIAEAVRTADGRL is encoded by the coding sequence ATGAGCTGGGACGACATCCGCTACTTCCTCGCGGTGATGCGCGGCGGCAGCCTGTCGGCGGCCGCGCGGACGCTGCAGGTTCAGCATTCGACGGTCGCGCGCCGCATCGACGCGCTGGAATCCGCGCTCGGCATCCGGCTGTTCGACCGGCTGCCGCGCGGCTGGCCGCCCACCGACGAAGGGCTGCACCTTGCCGAGCACGCCGCACGCCTCGAAGCGGACGCGCATGCGTTCGCGCGCGCCGCCCAGGGTGCGGCTGCACTCGACGGCGTGGTACGCGTATCGGCGTCGCCGGTGTTCGCCAGCCATTTCCTCGCGCCGCGCCTGGCCCGCGCGCAGCACGCATGGCCGGCGCTGCGGATCGACCTGATGGGCGAGATGCACGCGGCGAACCTGTACGCGCGCGAAGCCGATCTCGCGGTGCGGCTGTCGCGGCCGACCGAGCCGGGGCTCGCGGCGCGGCGGCTCGGCACGATGCGCTTCGCGCTGTGCGCGTCGCCGGAATGGGCGAGCGCGCCGCCCGACACCTGGCCGTTCGTCGGCTACGACGATGCGCTCGCGCAAACGCCGCAGCAGCAGTGGCTCGAGCGTTTCGCGGCCGGGCGCCGTTTCGCGTTCATCGCGAACGACCTCGCCGCGCAGCATCGCGCGTGCGCGGCGGGCGCCGGCGTCGCGCTGCTGCCGCGCTTTCTCGTCGACGATCCGGCCGCGCAAGCCGGTGCGCCGCTCGTCGAACTGACCGCCGCGCCGCGTTGCGATATCGAGCGCGAAATCTGGCTCGTCGTCCACCCGGACGTGCGCCGCTCGCCGCGCGTACAGCGTGTCGCGGATGCGATCGCCGAGGCGGTTCGCACGGCGGATGGGCGGCTCTGA
- a CDS encoding quinone oxidoreductase family protein, with protein MTQTTTAIRIGIDRYGDAGVLRRVDAPVAPPDAGEVRIRQTAIGVNFVDIYFRTGAHALPALPDALGVEAAGVIDAVGPGVTDLVPGQRVAYAGMPTGSYASLRTMPAERVVPIPDGLSDDAAAAGLLKGITVYMLMHRVRQVDAGDTVLVHAAAGGVGLLATQWARALGARVIGTVGSAAKAALVRTHGAEAVVDYREEDFVAAARAFGGGTGVDYAIDGIGGDVLTRTLGAVRPFGMVASIGQVAAIGARHTFDLDELGPARSIALARPSVLGFIARDVDGYREAARATLERLASGMHVEIGARLPLEQAADAHRLLESRATTGGVVLVP; from the coding sequence ATGACCCAAACCACGACCGCCATCCGGATCGGGATCGACCGCTACGGCGACGCCGGCGTGCTGCGCCGCGTCGATGCACCCGTCGCGCCGCCCGATGCCGGCGAGGTACGGATTCGCCAGACCGCGATCGGCGTGAATTTCGTCGACATCTATTTCAGGACGGGCGCGCATGCGTTGCCCGCGCTGCCGGACGCGCTCGGCGTCGAGGCGGCGGGTGTGATCGATGCGGTCGGGCCGGGCGTGACGGATCTCGTCCCCGGCCAGCGCGTCGCGTATGCGGGCATGCCGACCGGCAGCTATGCGAGCCTGCGCACGATGCCGGCCGAGCGCGTGGTGCCGATCCCCGACGGCTTGAGCGATGACGCAGCGGCCGCCGGGCTGCTGAAAGGGATCACCGTTTACATGCTGATGCATCGCGTCCGGCAGGTCGACGCGGGCGACACGGTGCTCGTGCACGCTGCCGCCGGCGGTGTAGGACTGCTGGCGACGCAATGGGCGCGTGCGCTCGGCGCGCGGGTGATCGGCACGGTCGGGTCGGCCGCGAAAGCCGCGCTCGTGCGCACGCATGGCGCCGAGGCGGTCGTCGATTATCGCGAGGAGGATTTCGTCGCGGCGGCGCGCGCGTTCGGCGGCGGCACCGGGGTCGATTACGCGATCGACGGGATCGGCGGCGACGTGCTGACGCGCACGCTCGGTGCAGTCCGTCCGTTCGGGATGGTCGCGAGCATCGGGCAGGTGGCCGCGATCGGCGCACGGCACACGTTCGATCTCGACGAACTGGGGCCGGCGCGCTCGATCGCGCTGGCGCGGCCGAGCGTGCTCGGCTTCATCGCGCGCGACGTCGACGGTTACCGGGAGGCTGCGCGCGCGACACTCGAACGGCTGGCGAGCGGGATGCACGTGGAGATCGGCGCGCGGCTGCCGCTCGAACAGGCGGCCGATGCGCACCGGCTGCTGGAGTCGCGCGCGACGACGGGCGGGGTCGTGCTGGTGCCGTAA
- a CDS encoding MDR family MFS transporter → MTTDTLLTPPAAETARRDAPAGLIVAALLLVMLLSALDQTIVSTALPTIVGELGGLDQLSWVVTAYLLSSTVVLPLYGKLGDLYGRKIVLQAAIVLFLAGSALCGVAQDMTQLIVLRALQGLGGGGLMVVTMAAIGDLVPPDRRARYQGMFGGVYGLATIVGPLLGGFLVEHLSWRWIFTINLPLGFLALAVIGVAFRPHTAHVKHRIDYMGAAFLATALTCVILFTSEGGSLLPWTSPQLWMTLVLGVVAIGGFIYEERLAAEPIMPLELFRHRTFVLVSLIGFVVGIALFGSVTFIPLYLQVVKGSTPSQAGMQLLPMMGGMLVTSVVSGRLISRLGSYRMFPILGTLTGGIAMALLSTLTLDTPLHTMYAYMALLGIGLGMVMPVLTLAVQNTVEFRHMGVATSGATLFRSIGGSLGVAAFGALFSHGLQSRVMAALPAGTELPPALGPAAVQQLPDAVRDAYLHAFAGSLHVVYLAAATVIAIAFVLAWFVEDAPLRKHN, encoded by the coding sequence ATGACTACCGACACCCTCCTCACTCCGCCGGCCGCCGAAACGGCCCGCCGCGACGCGCCGGCCGGGCTGATCGTCGCCGCGCTGCTGCTCGTCATGCTGCTGTCCGCGCTCGACCAGACGATCGTGTCGACCGCGCTGCCGACGATCGTCGGCGAGCTCGGCGGGCTCGACCAGTTGTCGTGGGTCGTTACCGCGTACCTGCTGTCGTCCACCGTCGTGCTGCCGTTGTACGGCAAGCTCGGCGACCTGTACGGCCGCAAGATCGTGCTGCAGGCCGCGATCGTGCTGTTCCTCGCCGGCTCCGCGCTGTGCGGCGTCGCGCAGGACATGACGCAGCTGATCGTGCTGCGTGCGCTGCAGGGGCTCGGCGGCGGCGGCCTGATGGTCGTGACGATGGCCGCGATCGGCGATCTGGTGCCGCCCGATCGCCGCGCGCGCTATCAGGGGATGTTCGGCGGCGTGTACGGCCTCGCGACGATCGTCGGCCCGCTGCTCGGCGGCTTCCTGGTCGAGCACCTGTCGTGGCGCTGGATCTTCACGATCAACCTGCCGCTCGGCTTTCTCGCGCTCGCGGTGATCGGCGTCGCGTTCCGGCCGCACACCGCGCACGTGAAGCACCGGATCGACTACATGGGCGCCGCGTTCCTCGCCACCGCCCTCACCTGCGTGATCCTGTTCACGAGCGAAGGCGGCTCGCTGCTGCCGTGGACGTCGCCGCAGCTGTGGATGACGCTCGTGCTCGGCGTCGTCGCGATCGGCGGCTTCATTTACGAAGAACGGCTCGCGGCCGAGCCGATCATGCCGCTCGAACTGTTCCGCCATCGCACCTTCGTGCTGGTCAGCCTGATCGGCTTCGTCGTCGGCATCGCGCTGTTCGGCTCGGTCACGTTCATTCCGCTTTACCTGCAGGTCGTGAAGGGTTCGACACCGTCGCAGGCCGGGATGCAGCTGTTGCCGATGATGGGCGGGATGCTCGTGACGTCGGTCGTCAGCGGCCGGTTGATCTCGCGGCTCGGCTCGTACCGGATGTTTCCGATCCTGGGCACGCTGACCGGCGGCATCGCGATGGCGCTGCTGTCCACACTGACGCTCGATACGCCGCTGCACACGATGTATGCGTACATGGCGCTGCTCGGGATCGGGCTCGGCATGGTGATGCCCGTGCTCACGCTCGCCGTGCAGAACACGGTCGAATTCCGGCACATGGGCGTCGCGACGTCGGGGGCGACGCTGTTCCGCTCGATCGGCGGCTCGCTCGGCGTCGCGGCGTTCGGCGCGCTGTTCTCGCACGGGCTGCAGTCGCGGGTGATGGCCGCGCTGCCGGCCGGCACGGAGCTGCCGCCTGCGCTCGGCCCGGCCGCCGTGCAGCAGTTGCCGGATGCCGTGCGCGACGCGTACCTGCATGCGTTCGCCGGTTCGCTGCACGTCGTCTATCTCGCGGCGGCGACGGTCATCGCGATCGCGTTCGTGCTCGCGTGGTTCGTCGAGGATGCGCCGTTGCGCAAGCACAACTGA
- a CDS encoding methyl-accepting chemotaxis protein — protein sequence MNLNALFSRFSIRTRIFSTLGLVAVLLVVSGLIGLAGMQSSNRALDEAYTQQLAAKTALSTASLNLTIVRTTLDRALLHPEAPDVPDLVKKAESYLAKADTAWRAYASMPHDGDEGPLASRLDAARQALIGQALRPMIDAVRDGRGDEADRLLMSVAPPLSVALTQATDALDAYQGARGKEVYDTAQTYYGWMRAGAIAGIAFGLAACLGCAIGLHYAITQPVNRLLSHFRRLSEGDLTSEVRWSSRDEMAELVNGVTGMQRSLADTVRQVSQGSEAISTATHQIAAGNTDLSQRTEEQASALQETAASMEQLTATVKQNADNAVEAQACADTASEIATRGATVVGEVIGTMNEIDQSSQKVADIIGTIEGIAFQTNILALNAAVEAARAGEQGRGFAVVAGEVRTLAQRSASAAKEIRTLIGESVERVANGSRLVGVAGTTMQDIQQAIGRVTGIMTEIAAASNEQRDGIEQVNRAVSQMDQVSQQNAALVEQAAAAAASLEEQADGLRRAVGAFRVA from the coding sequence ATGAACCTGAACGCCCTGTTTTCCCGTTTCTCGATCCGCACGCGGATCTTCTCCACGCTCGGCCTTGTCGCCGTGCTGCTCGTCGTGTCGGGGCTGATCGGCCTCGCCGGCATGCAGAGCTCGAACCGCGCGCTCGACGAGGCCTATACGCAGCAGCTGGCGGCGAAGACCGCGCTGTCGACGGCCAGTCTCAACCTGACGATCGTGCGCACGACGCTCGACCGCGCGCTGCTGCACCCGGAAGCGCCGGACGTGCCCGATCTCGTCAAGAAGGCCGAGAGTTATCTCGCGAAGGCCGACACCGCGTGGCGCGCCTACGCGTCGATGCCGCACGACGGCGACGAAGGCCCGCTCGCGAGCCGCCTCGATGCCGCGCGCCAGGCGCTGATCGGGCAGGCGCTGAGGCCGATGATCGACGCGGTCCGCGACGGCCGCGGCGACGAGGCCGACCGGCTGCTGATGTCGGTCGCGCCGCCGCTGTCGGTTGCGCTCACGCAGGCGACCGATGCGCTCGATGCGTACCAGGGCGCACGCGGCAAGGAGGTGTACGACACCGCGCAGACCTACTACGGCTGGATGCGTGCGGGCGCGATCGCGGGTATCGCGTTCGGCCTGGCCGCGTGCCTCGGCTGCGCGATCGGCCTGCATTACGCGATCACGCAGCCGGTGAACCGCCTGCTGTCGCATTTCCGCCGCCTGTCGGAAGGCGACCTGACGTCGGAAGTGCGCTGGTCGTCGCGCGACGAGATGGCCGAACTGGTCAACGGCGTGACCGGCATGCAGCGCAGCCTCGCGGACACCGTGCGCCAGGTCAGCCAGGGTTCCGAGGCGATTTCGACGGCGACGCACCAGATCGCGGCCGGCAACACCGACCTGTCGCAGCGTACCGAGGAACAGGCGTCCGCATTGCAGGAGACGGCCGCGAGCATGGAGCAGCTCACCGCGACCGTGAAGCAGAACGCGGACAACGCGGTGGAGGCGCAGGCCTGCGCGGACACCGCGAGCGAGATCGCCACGCGCGGCGCGACCGTGGTCGGCGAGGTGATCGGCACGATGAACGAGATCGACCAGAGCTCGCAGAAGGTTGCCGACATCATCGGCACGATCGAGGGGATCGCGTTCCAGACCAACATCCTCGCGCTGAATGCGGCGGTCGAAGCCGCGCGTGCCGGCGAGCAGGGCCGCGGCTTCGCGGTGGTCGCGGGCGAGGTGCGCACGCTTGCGCAACGCTCGGCGTCGGCGGCGAAGGAAATCCGCACGCTGATCGGCGAATCGGTCGAGCGCGTCGCGAACGGCTCGCGGCTCGTCGGCGTGGCCGGTACGACGATGCAGGACATCCAGCAGGCGATCGGCCGCGTGACGGGCATCATGACGGAGATCGCGGCCGCGTCGAACGAGCAGCGCGACGGGATCGAGCAGGTGAACCGCGCGGTGTCGCAGATGGACCAGGTCTCGCAGCAGAACGCGGCGCTCGTCGAGCAGGCTGCGGCTGCGGCGGCTTCGCTGGAGGAACAGGCGGACGGGTTGCGGCGCGCGGTGGGGGCGTTCCGGGTGGCGTGA
- a CDS encoding ATP-binding domain-containing protein, with protein MARLFPDDWKSLAATGAAERERETLAALEHALPDGYTVYHGVHWTRADQAFSVFGEAAFVVVSPAGRVLLIEQKAGFLRETPKGLVKVYLQKERNVPIQLARTQETLHRRLTAALGAGVYGVEALLYCPDYSIRDASIAGVAADRIVDASRKAQLAQVILRILPEDDEHFPNAPKLHHFLADELALTPDTSALVGQAGTLVTRLSGGLAAWARQLEFAPFRLRVTGTAGSGKTQLAVQAMRDAVAAGKRVLYVCFNRPLADYITRIAPPGAKIANYHQLCDWVARDGGYTPDFQVPGEFERLEARFAQTPISERWRFDVLVVDEGQDFHAPWAAALERLLVPDGAWWWLEDPLQNLYMREPVALPGWVTLKALTNYRSPRDLLEFVRDIVGRVEPLAAELRSGSPFDGSDPSVSAYGEEGASQDALAEACVDATKRAITHALSLGFRKQDIAVLSYRGREGSVLAPLDQLGPHRLKSFTGKYDLFGNPEYREGDVLLDSIYRFKGQSAPCVILTEVDFDTLDARAARKLFVGATRATMKLLIVASSRAAAQLTAG; from the coding sequence ATGGCCCGCCTCTTCCCCGACGACTGGAAAAGCCTCGCCGCGACCGGCGCGGCCGAACGCGAGCGCGAAACGCTCGCCGCCCTCGAACACGCGCTGCCCGACGGCTACACCGTGTATCACGGCGTGCACTGGACGCGCGCCGACCAGGCGTTCTCGGTGTTCGGCGAGGCCGCGTTCGTCGTCGTGAGCCCGGCCGGCCGCGTGCTGCTGATCGAGCAGAAAGCCGGCTTCCTGCGTGAAACGCCGAAGGGGCTCGTGAAGGTCTATCTGCAGAAGGAACGCAACGTCCCGATCCAGCTCGCGCGCACGCAGGAAACGCTGCATCGGCGCCTGACGGCCGCGCTCGGCGCGGGTGTCTACGGCGTCGAGGCGCTGCTGTACTGCCCCGACTACTCGATCCGCGACGCGTCGATCGCCGGCGTCGCGGCCGACCGCATCGTCGATGCGTCGCGCAAGGCGCAGCTCGCACAGGTGATCCTGCGAATCCTGCCCGAGGACGACGAGCACTTTCCGAACGCGCCGAAACTCCACCATTTCCTCGCGGACGAGCTCGCGCTCACGCCCGATACGAGCGCGCTCGTCGGGCAGGCCGGCACGCTTGTCACGCGGCTGTCGGGCGGGCTCGCCGCATGGGCGCGCCAGCTCGAATTCGCGCCGTTCCGGCTGCGCGTCACCGGCACGGCCGGCTCGGGCAAGACGCAGCTCGCGGTGCAGGCAATGCGCGATGCCGTCGCGGCCGGCAAGCGCGTGCTCTATGTGTGTTTCAACCGGCCGCTCGCCGACTACATCACGCGCATCGCGCCGCCCGGCGCGAAGATCGCGAATTACCACCAGCTGTGCGACTGGGTCGCGCGCGACGGCGGTTATACGCCGGACTTCCAGGTGCCCGGCGAATTCGAACGGCTCGAGGCACGCTTCGCGCAAACGCCCATTTCCGAACGCTGGCGCTTCGACGTGCTGGTCGTCGACGAAGGGCAGGATTTCCACGCGCCGTGGGCGGCCGCGCTGGAACGCCTGCTGGTGCCGGACGGCGCATGGTGGTGGCTGGAAGATCCGCTACAGAACCTGTACATGCGCGAGCCCGTCGCGCTGCCGGGCTGGGTCACGCTGAAAGCGCTCACGAACTACCGGAGCCCGCGCGACCTGCTCGAATTCGTGCGCGACATCGTCGGCAGGGTCGAGCCGCTCGCGGCCGAGCTGCGCTCGGGCAGCCCGTTCGACGGTTCGGATCCGTCGGTGTCGGCGTACGGGGAAGAAGGTGCGTCGCAAGACGCGTTGGCCGAAGCCTGCGTCGACGCGACCAAGCGGGCGATCACGCACGCGCTGTCGCTTGGCTTTCGCAAGCAGGACATCGCGGTGCTGTCGTATCGCGGCCGCGAAGGCTCGGTGCTCGCGCCGCTCGACCAGCTCGGCCCGCACCGGCTCAAGAGTTTCACCGGCAAGTACGACCTGTTCGGCAACCCGGAATATCGCGAAGGCGACGTGCTGCTCGATTCGATCTACCGCTTCAAGGGCCAGTCGGCGCCGTGCGTGATCCTCACCGAGGTCGACTTCGACACGCTCGACGCGCGTGCCGCGCGCAAGCTGTTCGTCGGTGCGACGCGCGCGACGATGAAACTGCTGATCGTCGCGTCGTCGCGTGCGGCCGCGCAACTCACGGCAGGGTGA
- a CDS encoding helix-turn-helix domain-containing protein: protein MTTEAITTDSLAVAERVRELMTRNGIGKRQQTTELCRILDLSFSQGHRKLRGSSPWTLAQIKKVAEAYGEPAAQLFGAQTLDPGMVGAYSQEAVLYAGVAEIPCTAWIGAPLEAGARPEFVAYEQNGRWRVLRHTGVLYQNAYDVHKIEIYPRRAESDKLVVAVIDPDRVSATELCRYLERQGFATAAFDGLAPFVDALQGQAFDAVLTEWLFDDSTAATAIKAVRTSDNPGAPIFVLTGDLLTGRASEADISEVIRAFDVVCYEKPARMAILSADLAKRLARG, encoded by the coding sequence ATGACCACTGAAGCAATCACCACGGATTCCCTCGCGGTTGCCGAGCGCGTGCGCGAGCTGATGACCCGCAACGGCATCGGCAAGCGCCAGCAGACCACCGAGCTATGCCGCATCCTCGACCTGAGCTTTTCGCAAGGCCATCGTAAGCTGCGCGGCAGCAGCCCCTGGACGCTCGCGCAGATCAAGAAAGTCGCCGAAGCATACGGCGAACCCGCCGCCCAGCTGTTCGGCGCGCAAACGCTCGACCCCGGCATGGTCGGCGCCTATTCGCAGGAGGCCGTACTTTATGCGGGCGTCGCCGAGATTCCGTGCACCGCATGGATCGGCGCGCCGCTCGAAGCCGGCGCGCGCCCCGAATTCGTCGCGTACGAACAGAACGGCCGCTGGCGCGTGCTGCGCCACACCGGCGTGCTGTACCAGAACGCGTACGACGTGCACAAGATCGAGATCTATCCGCGCCGCGCGGAGAGCGACAAGCTCGTCGTCGCGGTGATCGACCCCGATCGCGTCAGCGCGACCGAGCTGTGCCGCTATCTCGAACGCCAGGGTTTCGCGACGGCCGCATTCGACGGCCTCGCGCCGTTCGTCGACGCGCTGCAGGGCCAGGCGTTCGACGCGGTCCTGACCGAATGGCTGTTCGACGACAGCACGGCCGCCACCGCGATCAAGGCCGTGCGCACGTCCGACAACCCGGGCGCGCCGATCTTCGTGCTGACGGGCGACCTGCTCACCGGCCGCGCGAGCGAGGCCGACATCAGCGAAGTGATCCGCGCGTTCGACGTCGTCTGTTACGAAAAACCCGCGCGCATGGCGATCCTCAGCGCCGATCTCGCGAAACGGCTCGCACGCGGGTAA
- a CDS encoding NAD(P)/FAD-dependent oxidoreductase has protein sequence MTTTYPLHDALTLGDTPFPADADVVIAGAGIMGCAAAYYLGLRGLKAVVLDKSRIAGQQSTRAWGFVRQQGREAAEVPLMMAGMRIWETLEETLGFDLEWRQGGCLYIADNETDWASFNAWLAVAREHGLDTRTLTRAQIDERVSGLSPQARTLGGLYTATDGQAEPRRVAAAFAARAVEAGARFFEGCGVTAIETAGGAVVGVVTERGTIRTRRVICAAGATSFRLLDGVGIRLPQQAVRGTCMRTNVVPPVSASTVWGHGLGIRQRKNGAINLADDMQVDVDLTLGHLRGLSLFWPEFWSQRDKFRLHVNGAAWRDALARINGATGPIEPRDPQPQPNRAHAPRALAKLKTIFPALKDAQIVEAWAGLIDVLPDGIPVIDAPGTPSGLAIATGFCGHGFAMGPIVGRLLAEWIDTGAPSLDLSAFRAQRFVDGTMVRPRSML, from the coding sequence ATGACGACCACCTATCCGCTGCACGATGCCCTGACCCTTGGCGATACGCCATTCCCGGCCGACGCCGACGTCGTGATCGCCGGTGCCGGCATCATGGGCTGCGCAGCCGCGTATTACCTGGGTCTGCGCGGCCTGAAGGCCGTCGTGCTCGACAAGTCGCGAATCGCCGGGCAGCAGTCGACACGGGCGTGGGGCTTCGTGCGGCAGCAGGGCCGGGAAGCTGCCGAGGTGCCGCTGATGATGGCCGGCATGCGGATCTGGGAAACGTTAGAGGAAACCCTCGGTTTCGATCTCGAATGGCGGCAGGGCGGCTGTCTTTATATTGCGGACAACGAAACGGACTGGGCGTCGTTCAACGCGTGGCTCGCGGTCGCGCGCGAGCACGGACTCGACACGCGCACGCTGACGCGCGCGCAGATCGACGAGCGCGTCAGCGGCCTTTCGCCGCAGGCACGCACGCTCGGCGGGCTGTATACCGCGACTGACGGGCAGGCCGAGCCGCGCCGGGTGGCTGCCGCGTTCGCCGCGCGTGCCGTCGAGGCCGGCGCGCGCTTCTTCGAAGGCTGCGGCGTGACCGCGATCGAGACAGCCGGCGGCGCGGTGGTCGGCGTCGTGACCGAGCGCGGCACGATTCGCACGCGGCGCGTGATCTGCGCGGCGGGCGCGACCAGCTTCCGGCTGCTCGACGGCGTCGGCATCCGGCTGCCGCAGCAGGCCGTCCGCGGCACCTGCATGCGCACCAATGTGGTGCCGCCGGTGTCGGCGTCGACGGTGTGGGGGCACGGCCTCGGCATCCGGCAGCGCAAGAACGGCGCGATCAATCTCGCCGACGACATGCAGGTCGACGTCGACCTGACGCTCGGCCACCTGCGCGGGTTGAGCCTGTTCTGGCCGGAGTTCTGGTCGCAGCGCGACAAATTCCGGCTGCACGTGAACGGGGCTGCCTGGCGCGATGCGCTTGCGCGCATCAACGGTGCGACCGGGCCGATCGAGCCGCGCGATCCGCAGCCGCAGCCGAATCGCGCGCATGCGCCGCGTGCACTCGCGAAACTCAAGACGATCTTTCCCGCGCTGAAGGACGCGCAGATCGTCGAGGCCTGGGCCGGCCTGATCGACGTGCTGCCCGACGGCATTCCGGTGATCGACGCGCCGGGCACGCCGTCCGGGCTCGCGATTGCGACGGGGTTCTGCGGCCACGGTTTCGCGATGGGGCCGATCGTCGGGCGGCTGCTTGCCGAATGGATCGACACCGGCGCGCCGTCGCTCGACCTGTCGGCATTTCGCGCGCAGCGTTTTGTCGACGGGACGATGGTGCGGCCGCGCAGCATGTTGTAG